A window from Streptomyces sp. NBC_00299 encodes these proteins:
- a CDS encoding helix-turn-helix domain-containing protein, whose translation MTAVALAVTDGMLHYELSVAVEVFGADLTHIVDPWYDFSLCGSGAVHVGRFRLEPDHGLDHLAHADTVIVPGWADTDRDPPAELVEAVRAAHAAGARVASLCTGAFVLGAAGLLDGKRATTHWAHTRELARRHPAATVDPDVLYVDNGDVLTSAGKAAAMDLCLHLVRLDHGSANANKIARRLVIPPHRDGGQAQFIATPIPAPGNHPLGELFPWALERLDQPLTVEDLARQARMSSRHLGRHFKHLTGTTPLQWLHTQRIRHAQELLETTDATVDTIAAATGMGTATTLRRHFHRSVGVPPDTYRRTFRL comes from the coding sequence ATGACCGCTGTTGCACTGGCCGTCACCGACGGCATGCTCCACTACGAACTGTCCGTGGCCGTCGAGGTCTTCGGAGCCGACCTGACCCACATCGTGGACCCCTGGTACGACTTCTCCCTCTGCGGGAGCGGTGCGGTGCACGTCGGCCGCTTCCGCCTGGAACCCGACCATGGACTCGACCACCTCGCGCACGCGGACACCGTGATCGTCCCTGGTTGGGCCGACACCGACCGCGACCCGCCCGCCGAGCTGGTCGAGGCGGTGCGTGCGGCCCACGCGGCCGGTGCGCGCGTGGCCTCACTGTGCACGGGCGCCTTCGTCCTGGGCGCGGCAGGACTGCTCGACGGCAAGCGCGCCACCACACACTGGGCCCACACGCGGGAACTGGCCCGGCGGCACCCGGCGGCCACCGTCGATCCGGACGTCCTCTACGTCGACAACGGCGACGTCCTCACCTCCGCGGGCAAGGCCGCCGCCATGGACCTGTGCCTGCACCTGGTCCGCCTCGACCACGGCTCGGCCAACGCCAACAAGATCGCCCGACGCCTGGTCATCCCACCCCACCGCGACGGCGGCCAGGCCCAGTTCATCGCCACCCCCATCCCCGCTCCAGGCAACCACCCCCTGGGTGAGCTCTTCCCCTGGGCGCTTGAGCGGCTGGACCAGCCGCTGACCGTGGAGGACCTGGCCCGCCAGGCCCGCATGAGCTCCCGTCACCTCGGCCGCCACTTCAAGCACCTCACCGGCACCACACCACTGCAATGGCTCCACACCCAGCGCATTCGCCACGCCCAGGAACTACTGGAGACCACCGACGCCACCGTGGACACCATCGCCGCGGCCACCGGCATGGGCACCGCCACCACCCTGCGCCGCCACTTCCACCGCAGCGTCGGCGTCCCACCCGACACCTACCGCCGCACCTTCCGTCTCTGA
- a CDS encoding roadblock/LC7 domain-containing protein, with translation MTGPTNNTLGWMLDEVLKVPQARHAILLSADGMLRAFSKEIDRDDAERLAAGLSGVQSISRSTAEFCGTPHTPWRQTMIEFAHGYVFLVAAGEGAYLAVSTGEDVDMEAVTYRMHKLVDRLGKELTSPARQDTGSPA, from the coding sequence ATGACCGGGCCCACCAACAACACATTGGGCTGGATGCTGGACGAGGTGCTGAAGGTTCCGCAGGCGCGTCACGCGATCCTGCTCTCCGCCGACGGCATGCTCCGCGCCTTCTCCAAGGAGATCGACCGGGACGACGCCGAACGGCTGGCCGCGGGCCTGTCCGGCGTCCAGTCGATCAGCCGCAGCACGGCCGAGTTCTGCGGCACCCCGCACACCCCGTGGCGGCAGACCATGATCGAGTTCGCGCACGGCTACGTCTTCCTGGTCGCCGCCGGCGAGGGCGCCTACCTCGCGGTCTCCACCGGCGAGGACGTCGACATGGAGGCGGTCACCTACCGCATGCACAAACTCGTCGACCGGCTCGGCAAGGAGCTGACCAGCCCCGCCCGGCAGGACACCGGCAGCCCGGCATGA
- a CDS encoding ATP-binding protein, with translation MTEQIPEAVVWCLAVGLFAVTVLLVRERGISARQRRRNAELGDGLRTRDEELRHLVSARLPTLEDATHQRFPAVGLLDTRLADTEFAKCLDVVVERFAGAVEHARLRADQSAKAALKASMRSIQALANEQQVSIAEMQDRHDNPGVLSDLLEIDHANAQFGRRAQAIAVLCGSWPGRQRATSALVEVVRGATSRIRDYRRIRINGEVDIAVRSRAVEPVVLAVAELLDNAARHSQPGTTVEVTVQPVHNGACVVIDDAGVGMDGQAAAHAAELLAGTHAVDITRLGDPPRFGFAVIGALTERYGFSVSVDTLSPYGGVRAVMFLPAALLTHLDAASHTPVPSAEPPVPTSAAVLARPPAQTHSPGTAPTADPAAPDPAPEPVEATTPGGLPRRRRRSPRQPAPQPVPADEVGGRSAEENARRMGAFARGTRSGRDARHTLHDDEGNSHE, from the coding sequence ATGACGGAACAGATACCGGAGGCGGTGGTCTGGTGCCTGGCCGTGGGCCTGTTCGCCGTGACCGTGCTGCTGGTGCGCGAACGCGGCATCAGCGCACGGCAGCGCAGACGGAACGCCGAACTGGGGGACGGCCTTCGGACACGGGACGAGGAATTGCGGCACCTCGTCTCCGCCCGGCTGCCGACCCTGGAGGACGCGACCCACCAGCGGTTCCCGGCCGTCGGTCTGCTCGACACCCGGCTCGCCGACACGGAGTTCGCAAAGTGCCTCGACGTTGTTGTGGAGCGATTCGCCGGCGCCGTTGAGCACGCCCGGTTGCGCGCCGACCAGTCGGCGAAGGCCGCCTTGAAGGCGTCGATGCGCTCCATCCAGGCCTTGGCCAACGAACAGCAGGTGTCCATCGCCGAGATGCAGGACCGGCACGACAACCCCGGCGTGCTGAGCGACCTGCTCGAAATCGACCACGCCAACGCCCAGTTCGGCCGCCGTGCCCAGGCCATCGCAGTGCTGTGCGGCTCGTGGCCGGGCCGCCAGCGCGCCACCTCCGCGCTCGTCGAGGTCGTACGCGGCGCCACCTCCCGCATCCGCGACTACCGGCGCATCCGCATCAACGGCGAGGTCGACATCGCCGTGCGGAGCCGGGCGGTCGAACCGGTGGTGCTCGCGGTCGCCGAACTGCTCGACAACGCGGCACGTCACTCGCAGCCGGGCACGACCGTCGAGGTCACCGTCCAGCCGGTGCACAACGGCGCCTGCGTGGTGATCGACGACGCCGGGGTCGGCATGGACGGCCAGGCGGCCGCGCACGCCGCCGAACTGCTCGCCGGCACACACGCGGTGGACATCACCCGGCTCGGCGACCCGCCCCGCTTCGGCTTCGCCGTCATCGGGGCTCTCACCGAGCGCTACGGATTCAGCGTCTCCGTGGACACGCTCTCGCCGTACGGCGGTGTACGCGCGGTGATGTTCCTGCCGGCCGCCCTGCTCACGCACCTGGACGCCGCCTCTCACACGCCCGTGCCGTCCGCCGAACCGCCCGTGCCCACGTCCGCCGCCGTCCTCGCGCGCCCCCCGGCGCAGACGCACTCGCCCGGCACGGCCCCCACCGCCGACCCGGCCGCCCCCGACCCCGCACCCGAACCCGTGGAGGCGACCACGCCGGGCGGCCTGCCCAGGCGCCGTCGCCGCTCCCCGCGGCAACCGGCCCCACAGCCCGTACCGGCCGACGAGGTCGGCGGCCGCTCGGCCGAGGAGAACGCCCGGCGCATGGGCGCCTTCGCACGCGGCACCCGCTCCGGCCGGGACGCCCGGCACACGCTCCACGACGACGAAGGGAACAGCCACGAATGA
- a CDS encoding GTP-binding protein encodes MDSAPASDDVYLRPSVQTAVKLLIVGHFAVGKTTFVGTLSEIRPLRTEEVMTEAGALVDDLAGMRDKTTTTVALDFGRLTLNDRLVLYLFGTPGQQRFTRLWQDMTQGALGALVLADTRRLSQSFEVMGVLEEHGLPYAVALNQFHDAPAYELDEVREALDLLPETPLVRCDARDRVSSTRALIRLVEYLLTLPPSRLRSSEGTPDGHLEHA; translated from the coding sequence ATGGACTCCGCGCCCGCCTCTGACGACGTCTACCTGCGGCCCAGCGTGCAGACCGCGGTCAAACTGCTGATCGTGGGCCACTTCGCGGTCGGCAAGACCACGTTCGTGGGCACGCTCTCCGAGATCCGGCCCCTGCGCACCGAGGAGGTCATGACCGAGGCCGGCGCCCTCGTCGACGACCTGGCGGGCATGCGAGACAAGACGACCACCACGGTCGCGCTCGACTTCGGCCGGCTCACCCTCAACGACCGCTTGGTGCTCTACCTCTTCGGCACCCCGGGCCAGCAGCGCTTCACCCGGCTGTGGCAGGACATGACCCAAGGCGCGCTCGGCGCGCTCGTCCTCGCCGACACACGCCGCCTCAGCCAGTCGTTCGAGGTGATGGGCGTGCTGGAGGAGCACGGGCTGCCGTACGCGGTCGCCCTGAACCAGTTCCACGACGCCCCCGCGTATGAGCTGGATGAGGTGCGCGAGGCCCTCGACCTGCTGCCCGAAACCCCGCTCGTCCGCTGCGACGCCCGCGACCGGGTGTCGTCCACGCGGGCACTCATCCGTCTTGTCGAGTACCTCCTGACCCTTCCGCCCTCCCGGCTTCGCTCGAGCGAGGGGACCCCCGACGGCCACCTGGAGCACGCGTGA
- a CDS encoding helix-turn-helix domain-containing protein, with the protein MPTGSYVVETTRTAEVEAREQTDLWSERVGVYQTRLDYRYARAEVFRGEMIRQRSDSYQVVTWHSDQIEYVRTPGLIRQMPDPDYRLLFPLAGELLLRQDDQEVRLTPGTGSLLTLGAPFELLHGASLRGVIMSIPAQEIDGPLNRKASLATGLDLTKGLGRVVHSMVRGLNAERGHLTTSQFDAVCDRVVELLCMLACGDDRPDAPGHLTEVEAMVRRHVRDHAADPDLSGASMARALGWSLRQIQLALQHVGTTPRDLIREERLRLVRERLLRADFEHMTITDLAYASGFSSASTMSTAFRRRFGVGPREMRSKAR; encoded by the coding sequence TTGCCCACGGGAAGTTACGTCGTGGAGACGACGAGGACCGCCGAGGTCGAGGCACGCGAGCAGACCGATCTGTGGAGTGAGCGCGTCGGGGTGTACCAGACCAGGCTGGACTACAGGTACGCGCGCGCCGAAGTCTTCCGCGGCGAGATGATCCGGCAGCGCAGCGACAGCTACCAGGTGGTCACCTGGCACAGCGACCAGATCGAGTACGTCCGCACACCGGGTCTGATCCGCCAGATGCCCGACCCCGACTACCGGCTCCTCTTCCCGCTGGCCGGCGAACTGTTACTGCGGCAGGACGACCAGGAGGTGCGGTTGACGCCGGGCACGGGCAGCCTGCTCACACTCGGTGCGCCCTTCGAGCTCCTGCACGGTGCGTCCCTGCGCGGTGTCATCATGTCGATCCCGGCTCAGGAGATCGACGGCCCGCTGAACCGGAAGGCATCGCTGGCCACCGGGCTCGATCTGACCAAGGGTCTGGGTCGCGTGGTGCACTCCATGGTGCGCGGTCTGAACGCCGAACGCGGCCACCTCACCACCTCACAGTTCGACGCCGTCTGCGATCGCGTAGTCGAGCTGCTGTGCATGCTCGCCTGCGGCGACGACCGCCCCGACGCCCCCGGCCATCTGACCGAGGTGGAGGCGATGGTCCGCCGCCACGTGCGCGATCACGCGGCCGACCCCGACCTGTCCGGCGCCTCCATGGCCCGCGCCCTCGGCTGGTCCCTCCGGCAGATCCAGCTCGCGCTCCAGCACGTGGGCACCACCCCCCGCGACCTGATCCGCGAGGAGCGCCTGCGTCTGGTCCGCGAGCGTCTCCTGCGCGCCGACTTCGAGCACATGACGATCACGGACCTGGCGTACGCCTCGGGCTTCTCCTCGGCGAGCACTATGAGCACGGCCTTCCGACGACGCTTCGGGGTAGGCCCCCGGGAGATGCGTTCCAAGGCCCGCTGA
- a CDS encoding aldehyde dehydrogenase family protein, with product MNNPAPAQPAELVARLRATFRAGKTKPMAWRTEQLHRMRILLTEQGETFAEALHADLGKNSTEAYRTEIDFVIREIDHTLEHLDGWLRPEPASVPAFIGEARAWTQYDPLGVVLVIAPWNYPAQLLLAPVAGALAAGNAVVAKPSELAPATSAALARLVPQYLDTDAVAVVEGGVAETTALLEQRFDHILYTGNGTVGRIVMAAAARHLTPVTLELGGKSPAFVDRGTDLGTVAARLAAGKFLNAGQTCVAPDYVLTDPETARALEVALAKAIEGLYGSDPAASPQYGRIVNERHFDRLTALLDSGRQVTGGAHDRETKYIAPTVLAEVSPDAPVMKEEIFGPILPIVEVAGLDEAIDFINDRDKPLALYAFTDSDATRERLAAETSSGGLGFGLPLAHLTISDLPFGGVGESGMGSYHGRYSIETFSHRKAVLAKPLS from the coding sequence ATGAACAACCCAGCGCCCGCGCAGCCCGCCGAGCTCGTCGCCCGGCTGCGCGCCACCTTCCGCGCCGGCAAGACCAAGCCCATGGCCTGGCGCACCGAGCAGCTGCACCGGATGCGTATCCTGCTCACCGAGCAGGGGGAGACATTCGCCGAGGCGCTCCACGCCGACTTGGGAAAGAACTCCACCGAGGCCTACCGCACGGAGATCGACTTCGTCATACGCGAGATCGACCACACTCTGGAGCATCTCGACGGGTGGCTGCGCCCCGAACCGGCCTCCGTCCCCGCGTTCATCGGCGAGGCGAGGGCCTGGACGCAGTACGACCCCCTGGGCGTCGTACTGGTCATCGCCCCCTGGAACTACCCGGCTCAGCTGCTGCTGGCCCCGGTGGCCGGTGCCCTGGCCGCGGGCAACGCGGTGGTCGCCAAGCCCAGCGAACTGGCCCCGGCCACCTCCGCCGCCCTCGCCCGCCTCGTGCCGCAGTACCTCGACACCGACGCGGTCGCCGTGGTCGAAGGCGGGGTTGCGGAGACCACCGCCCTGCTCGAGCAGCGCTTCGACCACATCCTCTACACCGGCAATGGCACGGTCGGCCGCATCGTGATGGCCGCGGCCGCCCGGCACCTCACTCCCGTCACTCTCGAACTGGGCGGCAAGTCCCCGGCGTTCGTGGACCGGGGCACCGACCTGGGCACCGTCGCCGCCCGCCTCGCGGCCGGGAAGTTCCTCAACGCCGGGCAGACCTGCGTCGCTCCCGACTATGTCCTCACCGACCCCGAGACCGCACGCGCTCTGGAAGTCGCCCTGGCCAAGGCCATCGAGGGGCTGTACGGGTCCGACCCCGCCGCCTCCCCGCAGTACGGCCGTATCGTCAACGAACGCCACTTCGACCGGCTGACCGCCCTCCTCGACTCCGGCCGCCAGGTCACCGGCGGCGCGCACGACCGTGAGACGAAGTACATCGCGCCGACCGTCCTGGCCGAGGTGTCACCGGACGCGCCGGTCATGAAGGAGGAGATCTTCGGCCCGATCCTCCCGATCGTCGAGGTGGCCGGGCTCGACGAGGCCATCGACTTCATCAACGACCGCGACAAGCCGCTGGCCCTGTACGCGTTCACCGACTCCGACGCCACCCGGGAGCGGCTCGCCGCCGAAACCTCCTCCGGCGGCCTCGGGTTCGGCCTGCCGCTGGCCCATCTCACCATCTCCGACCTGCCGTTCGGCGGCGTCGGCGAAAGCGGCATGGGCAGCTACCACGGCCGCTACTCCATCGAGACCTTCAGCCACCGCAAGGCCGTCCTCGCCAAGCCCCTCAGCTGA
- a CDS encoding DUF4262 domain-containing protein has protein sequence MTRDPFQCRCVLCHEYGDRDEADRMDLTIIENVQQHGWHVVMVPEDEIGPGFAYTIGRAHTHGAPELALFGLDIHATHRMLNRLGTKSSADAVLADGQSQSDVVDGQQVALRQVDLRWYRTFFGRAIGFYRRPPFPVLQVAWPDADGRFHWEEQAEEKHRDSQPQLWQPPSEHPVGIWTTEL, from the coding sequence ATGACTCGTGATCCGTTCCAGTGCCGCTGCGTCCTCTGCCATGAATACGGTGACCGGGACGAAGCGGACCGCATGGATCTGACGATCATCGAGAATGTGCAGCAGCATGGATGGCACGTCGTAATGGTTCCCGAGGACGAGATCGGTCCTGGTTTCGCTTACACGATCGGCCGCGCACACACTCACGGGGCACCTGAACTCGCCCTGTTCGGACTCGATATTCACGCCACGCACCGCATGCTCAACAGACTCGGGACGAAGTCCTCCGCCGACGCTGTCCTGGCTGACGGCCAGAGTCAATCTGACGTTGTCGATGGTCAGCAAGTCGCGCTCAGGCAGGTCGATCTCCGCTGGTACCGGACCTTCTTCGGGCGGGCCATCGGGTTCTACCGGCGGCCCCCTTTCCCTGTGCTGCAAGTCGCCTGGCCCGACGCGGATGGCCGCTTTCATTGGGAAGAGCAGGCTGAGGAGAAGCATCGGGACTCCCAGCCTCAGTTGTGGCAGCCGCCGAGTGAGCACCCTGTCGGGATCTGGACGACCGAACTCTGA
- a CDS encoding cytochrome P450 family protein, with translation MGHPRPLVIDPTGRDIHGEAARIRDLGPVSPVELPDGVQAWAVSSPDLLKRLLTDPRVSKDPRRHWPQWINGEISPEWPLFTWVAVQNMFTAYGGEHKRLRALVSKAFTARRTTALRPRVEEIAATLLDGVEAAGRHGQIVDLREEFCYPLPIQVISELLGLPEEQGAELRAVVDGVFHTSATPEEVTDNYARFYAALGELVALKRRSPGDDLTSALIAARDDGDNRLSEQELLDTLVLMISAGHETTVNLIDNAIHLLLTHPDQLTHVRSGRVSWEDVVEEALRVEAPVASLPLRYAVDDLVMSEFGGPDGVVIGKGETILAAYAAAGRHPGKYGEDADRFDVTRIDKEHLAFGHGVHFCLGAPLGRLEAHIALRALFDRFPGLRLAVSQNELEPVDSFISNGHRALPVRLS, from the coding sequence ATGGGACACCCCCGCCCCTTAGTGATCGACCCGACCGGCCGCGACATCCACGGCGAGGCCGCCCGGATACGCGACCTCGGACCGGTGAGCCCCGTCGAACTGCCCGACGGCGTCCAGGCATGGGCCGTCAGCAGTCCCGACCTCCTCAAGCGCCTGCTCACCGACCCACGCGTCTCCAAGGACCCGCGCCGGCACTGGCCCCAGTGGATCAACGGTGAGATCTCTCCGGAATGGCCGCTGTTCACCTGGGTCGCGGTGCAGAACATGTTCACCGCCTACGGAGGCGAGCACAAACGGCTGCGCGCCCTGGTTTCCAAGGCATTCACCGCACGCCGCACCACGGCGCTCCGACCCCGTGTCGAGGAGATCGCCGCGACCCTGCTGGACGGGGTCGAGGCGGCCGGACGGCACGGCCAAATCGTCGATCTACGCGAGGAGTTCTGCTACCCGCTGCCGATCCAGGTGATCAGCGAGCTCCTCGGCCTGCCCGAGGAACAGGGCGCGGAGCTACGGGCCGTCGTGGACGGCGTCTTCCACACCTCCGCCACCCCGGAGGAAGTCACCGACAACTACGCACGGTTCTACGCGGCACTGGGTGAACTCGTCGCCCTCAAGCGGCGGTCGCCGGGCGACGACCTGACCTCGGCACTCATCGCGGCCCGCGACGACGGCGACAACCGGCTGAGCGAGCAGGAACTGCTCGACACCCTGGTGCTCATGATCAGCGCCGGCCACGAGACCACCGTCAACCTGATCGACAACGCCATCCACCTCCTGCTGACCCATCCGGACCAGCTCACCCACGTCCGCTCCGGCCGCGTGTCCTGGGAGGACGTGGTCGAGGAGGCGCTGCGCGTGGAGGCGCCCGTCGCCAGCCTGCCGCTGCGGTACGCCGTCGACGACCTCGTGATGAGCGAGTTCGGCGGCCCGGACGGGGTGGTGATCGGCAAGGGCGAGACCATCCTCGCCGCGTACGCGGCCGCCGGACGTCACCCCGGCAAGTACGGCGAGGACGCCGACCGCTTCGACGTCACCCGCATCGACAAGGAACACCTCGCCTTCGGCCACGGCGTGCACTTCTGCCTGGGCGCACCGCTGGGGCGGCTCGAGGCCCACATCGCGCTACGGGCGCTCTTCGACCGCTTCCCCGGACTCCGACTGGCCGTGTCCCAGAACGAGTTGGAGCCGGTCGACTCCTTCATCTCCAACGGCCACCGTGCCCTTCCGGTACGCCTGTCCTGA
- a CDS encoding DUF742 domain-containing protein, translating into MTPRRRPTDRLVRSYVVTDGRAHPTRNTLDLVTLLIATDDLPLTGLNPEKRRLMELCRPGALSVAEVAGHLSLPVGVAKVLIADLMDSGHIVTRAPIPAARPTDARILQEVLDGLRARL; encoded by the coding sequence ATGACACCCCGGCGCCGTCCCACAGACCGGCTGGTGCGGTCGTACGTCGTCACGGACGGCCGCGCCCACCCGACCCGTAACACCCTGGACCTGGTCACGCTGCTGATCGCGACCGACGATCTGCCGTTGACCGGACTCAACCCGGAAAAGCGCAGGCTCATGGAGCTGTGCCGGCCCGGAGCCCTGTCCGTCGCCGAGGTGGCCGGCCATCTGTCGCTGCCGGTCGGCGTGGCCAAAGTGCTGATCGCCGATCTCATGGACAGCGGCCACATCGTCACCCGCGCGCCGATCCCCGCCGCCCGGCCGACCGACGCCCGAATCCTCCAGGAGGTGCTCGATGGACTCCGCGCCCGCCTCTGA
- a CDS encoding AMP-binding protein → MKVIRVTRKPLHTLLKRRFGGDERVRRQAVDGAVHRKAAGGGTGARTTLELLADAVANAPQGPAITYLGGTLTYREVDELTDGVAHYLLESGFRPGDRPALYLQNVPQFVLVQCLEGGRRGRTA, encoded by the coding sequence GTGAAAGTGATCCGCGTTACGCGCAAGCCGCTCCACACTCTCCTGAAAAGGCGGTTCGGCGGCGATGAGCGGGTTCGACGACAGGCCGTGGACGGCGCAGTACACCGAAAGGCTGCGGGAGGTGGAACTGGTGCCCGCACCACGCTGGAGCTGCTGGCCGACGCGGTGGCCAACGCGCCGCAGGGCCCGGCCATCACCTACCTCGGTGGGACGCTGACCTACCGGGAAGTGGACGAGCTCACCGACGGGGTGGCGCACTACCTGCTCGAGAGCGGCTTCCGTCCCGGCGACCGGCCGGCGCTGTACCTGCAGAACGTTCCGCAGTTCGTTCTGGTTCAGTGCCTGGAAGGCGGGCGGCGCGGTCGTACCGCTTGA
- a CDS encoding cytochrome P450, producing the protein MTSVPPVPPPGCPAHESLYGPEFAADPAAVYRRLRDIGPIAQVELAPGVRASLVVGYDAALHVLRSTETFSKDPRRWKDLADGTVPTDSPVVPMMMYRPNALWTDGAEHRRLRGAITDSLARVAPATLRGHVEASADTLIDRIAPAGRADLLGEYAQVLPLLVFNRLFGCSADYGERLVQGMSGIFDGVDAEKANELLATTLLDLVALKRRRPGPDVTSWLMEHPAGLTDEEMVHTLVLLMGAGTEPQQNLIANSLRLLLSDDRFAGSLAGGSLPVEDALDEVLWTDPPMANYAVHYPIHDVVHDGVVLRAGHPLVVSLAAANTDPSLRTDQRAGNRAHLAWSAGPHNCPAQSPARLIAAVAVEKLLDRLPDVELAVPAEALAWRPGPFHRALVALPVTFPPATVTPSSVGDAPPVEGDAPTPRPSVVPEASGVRRGWAARLLAWWRGE; encoded by the coding sequence GTGACCTCCGTACCGCCTGTACCGCCGCCGGGCTGTCCCGCGCACGAGTCCCTCTACGGTCCCGAGTTCGCCGCCGACCCGGCAGCCGTCTACCGGCGGCTGCGCGACATCGGCCCCATCGCGCAGGTCGAGCTGGCGCCCGGCGTGCGGGCCTCGCTCGTCGTCGGATACGACGCCGCCCTGCACGTGCTGCGCAGCACCGAGACCTTCTCCAAGGACCCCCGCCGCTGGAAGGACCTCGCGGACGGTACCGTCCCCACGGACAGTCCGGTCGTGCCGATGATGATGTACCGGCCGAACGCGCTGTGGACCGACGGCGCGGAACACCGCAGGCTGCGCGGCGCGATCACTGACAGCCTGGCCCGGGTGGCCCCCGCCACCCTGCGCGGCCACGTCGAGGCGAGCGCGGACACGCTCATCGACCGCATCGCCCCGGCCGGGCGGGCCGATCTGCTCGGCGAGTACGCCCAGGTGCTTCCCCTGCTGGTGTTCAACCGTCTGTTCGGCTGCTCGGCCGACTACGGTGAGCGGCTGGTACAGGGGATGTCCGGGATCTTCGACGGAGTGGACGCCGAGAAGGCGAACGAACTGCTCGCGACGACGCTGTTGGACCTCGTCGCGCTGAAGCGCCGGCGGCCCGGGCCGGATGTGACGTCCTGGCTCATGGAACATCCCGCCGGGCTCACGGATGAAGAGATGGTGCACACCCTTGTCCTGCTCATGGGCGCGGGCACCGAACCCCAGCAGAACCTGATCGCCAACAGCCTGCGGCTGCTGCTGTCCGACGACCGGTTCGCGGGCAGCCTCGCGGGCGGCAGTCTGCCGGTGGAGGACGCCCTCGACGAGGTGTTGTGGACCGACCCGCCCATGGCCAACTATGCCGTGCACTACCCGATTCACGACGTCGTCCACGACGGGGTGGTGCTGCGGGCGGGGCATCCGCTCGTGGTCAGCCTCGCCGCGGCGAATACCGATCCCTCCCTGAGGACGGATCAGCGGGCGGGCAACCGCGCCCACCTGGCGTGGAGCGCGGGCCCTCACAACTGTCCGGCGCAGAGTCCGGCCCGGCTGATCGCGGCGGTGGCGGTGGAGAAGCTGCTCGATCGCCTCCCTGACGTCGAACTCGCCGTACCGGCCGAGGCGTTGGCTTGGCGACCGGGCCCTTTCCACCGCGCGCTGGTCGCGCTGCCGGTGACGTTCCCGCCGGCCACCGTCACCCCGTCCAGCGTCGGCGACGCGCCGCCCGTGGAGGGCGACGCGCCGACGCCCCGGCCGTCTGTGGTGCCCGAGGCCAGTGGCGTGCGGCGCGGATGGGCCGCCCGGCTGCTGGCGTGGTGGCGCGGCGAGTGA
- a CDS encoding saccharopine dehydrogenase family protein — protein MGSGQLVAVFGAYGHTGRFVVAELAARGFVPVLSGRNARALEEVAREHGLEARVASVDDPDSLDRALAGTAAVINCAGPFASTTGPVIEAALRAKIPYLDVAAELEANLDTFAHYRERAREEGAVIVPAMAFFGGLGDLLATAAMGDWTEADEAHIAYALSNWHPTAGTRLSGAVSRERRGDHRLRYSGGQWEHRTDAAPTLEWTFPEPMGPRPVIGEFTMADVVTVPQHLSIPDVTTYMTAEAARDVAAPHTPAPTATDESGRSNQTFLVDVIVRSGGAERRVTASGQDIYAVTAPLVTEALERVLTGRTKTVGVVSAGEIFDAPDFLHALDPHITLDVHPQKQNV, from the coding sequence ATGGGGTCAGGTCAGCTGGTGGCGGTGTTCGGGGCATACGGTCACACCGGGCGGTTCGTGGTCGCGGAGTTGGCCGCGCGTGGGTTCGTCCCGGTGCTGTCCGGGCGCAATGCGCGGGCCTTGGAGGAGGTGGCCCGCGAGCACGGGCTGGAGGCCCGGGTGGCCTCGGTCGACGACCCGGACTCGCTGGACCGGGCCCTGGCGGGAACGGCCGCGGTCATCAACTGCGCCGGCCCCTTCGCATCGACCACCGGCCCCGTGATCGAGGCCGCACTCCGCGCGAAGATCCCCTACCTGGACGTCGCCGCCGAGCTTGAGGCCAACCTCGACACCTTCGCCCACTACCGCGAGCGGGCCCGGGAGGAGGGAGCGGTGATCGTCCCGGCCATGGCCTTCTTCGGCGGCCTCGGCGACCTGCTGGCCACCGCGGCGATGGGCGACTGGACCGAGGCCGACGAAGCACACATCGCCTATGCGCTCAGCAACTGGCACCCCACCGCCGGTACCAGGCTCTCGGGCGCGGTCTCCCGCGAGCGACGCGGCGACCACCGCCTGCGCTACAGCGGCGGACAGTGGGAGCACCGCACCGACGCCGCGCCCACCCTGGAGTGGACCTTCCCGGAACCGATGGGGCCCCGGCCGGTGATCGGGGAGTTCACGATGGCGGACGTCGTCACCGTCCCCCAGCACCTCTCCATCCCCGACGTGACCACCTATATGACCGCCGAGGCCGCCCGAGACGTCGCCGCCCCCCACACGCCGGCCCCGACCGCCACCGACGAGAGCGGGCGCTCGAACCAGACTTTCCTCGTCGACGTCATCGTCCGCTCCGGTGGGGCCGAACGCCGGGTCACAGCCAGTGGCCAGGACATCTACGCCGTCACCGCGCCCCTCGTCACCGAGGCCCTTGAGCGTGTCCTGACCGGCCGCACCAAGACCGTCGGGGTCGTCTCCGCCGGCGAGATCTTCGACGCCCCCGACTTCCTGCACGCGCTCGACCCGCACATCACACTCGACGTGCACCCGCAGAAGCAGAACGTCTGA